Proteins encoded by one window of Chondromyces crocatus:
- a CDS encoding nucleotidyltransferase domain-containing protein: protein MNMTVLDARQQIVADRVLDEEERQRAHLVVSLSGAHAYGFPSPDSDLDLKSIHIEPTRRLLGLMRSAASPSRLEIIDGVEVDYSSNEIHPVLLGVLQGNGNYIERILGPFPLRTAPELDALKPLCLGALSRRVFRHYLGFATSQRHAWEASERASVKKLLYVLRTALTGAHALTTGTVVTDVTLLLDQYGFSSAHELIDIKRSGERSELPENVRDRWAGEIGRAFTTLTEAHERSPLPEEPPNADALDEWLLTLRRARF from the coding sequence ATGAACATGACGGTGCTCGACGCCAGACAGCAAATCGTGGCTGACCGGGTCCTCGACGAAGAGGAGAGACAACGTGCCCACCTGGTCGTGTCCCTCAGCGGCGCGCATGCCTACGGCTTCCCGTCGCCAGACAGCGATCTCGACCTCAAGTCGATCCACATCGAGCCCACCAGACGGCTCCTCGGCCTGATGCGCAGCGCGGCGAGCCCATCGCGCCTCGAGATCATCGACGGCGTCGAGGTGGACTACAGCTCCAACGAGATCCACCCCGTCCTGCTCGGCGTCCTTCAAGGCAACGGCAACTACATCGAGCGCATCCTCGGGCCCTTTCCCCTGCGGACCGCACCTGAACTCGATGCTCTGAAGCCCTTGTGCCTCGGCGCCCTCTCGCGCCGCGTCTTTCGTCATTACCTGGGCTTCGCCACCAGCCAGCGTCACGCCTGGGAGGCGAGCGAGCGCGCCTCGGTGAAGAAGTTGCTCTATGTCCTGCGCACCGCGCTGACTGGAGCACACGCCCTCACCACAGGAACCGTGGTGACGGACGTGACGCTCCTGCTCGACCAGTATGGCTTCTCCTCGGCCCACGAGCTCATCGACATCAAGCGCTCCGGAGAACGCTCGGAGCTGCCAGAAAACGTACGCGACCGATGGGCGGGGGAGATCGGACGCGCCTTCACCACGCTGACGGAAGCCCACGAACGCTCGCCCCTGCCCGAGGAGCCGCCCAACGCTGACGCCCTCGACGAGTGGCTCCTCACGCTACGGCGGGCTCGCTTCTGA
- a CDS encoding YfiM family protein, whose product MFRLLVPVAALVASALVLAPNLASAQESALPRRSPLVRPAAPALAPRDPWVGHDKALHFTASAAIAGGGYALGALGTRDVPGRLAVGAILALSAGATKEVLDAAGFGQPSLRDLAWDVVGTVFGLLFAASVDYAARPAWFAPGR is encoded by the coding sequence ATGTTCCGCCTTCTGGTTCCCGTCGCGGCCCTGGTCGCCTCGGCCCTCGTCCTGGCACCGAACCTGGCGTCTGCCCAGGAGAGCGCGCTGCCGAGGCGCTCCCCGCTGGTCCGTCCGGCAGCTCCGGCGCTCGCGCCCAGGGATCCGTGGGTCGGGCATGACAAAGCGCTTCACTTCACGGCATCTGCAGCGATTGCAGGGGGGGGGTACGCGCTGGGAGCGCTCGGGACACGCGATGTGCCAGGACGTCTCGCCGTGGGGGCGATTCTGGCGCTGAGCGCAGGGGCCACCAAGGAGGTGCTCGACGCCGCCGGGTTCGGTCAGCCCTCGCTCCGGGACCTGGCTTGGGACGTCGTGGGCACCGTCTTCGGGCTGCTCTTTGCCGCCTCCGTGGACTACGCGGCGCGCCCCGCGTGGTTCGCCCCGGGGCGCTGA
- a CDS encoding AI-2E family transporter, giving the protein MQRSTKSTLFLTISAVLAVVIVVWARAVLLPFILALIVAYVSTPAVLRLERIRIPRWAAILLVYAIALGAIGGFVAIAVPRLITEGKALTREAPRYVARAREQWLPLLDERLRSWTGRDAPQPSVPPTEDRVTVPGAPPEPAEPERAPFRIVRLDDGSFDVQLSGDVQLREVQGGVWKLEQERPKPVLTSATMLQEGMDRAFQFLGQNSLTLLKLGKEIASAISRGIFTLFITLMLAGYIILTHERILGFFRELWPPENRPSFDRFLRRLDRGLSGVVRGQLLICLVNGVLSAIGFWLFELKYWPILSILAGVMSLIPIFGSILSSIPAVAIGLTQSPATAFGVLAWIVGIHQLEANFLNPKIIGDAAKIHPVLVVFSLLVGEHYFQIAGALFAVPCLSIVQTIFLHFRESALGLPDPTSTIPPGRPAATPPNTPIPPPLPPIDMARMPLSTAGAEAGGGALSIQGIEPDSARNPEVAER; this is encoded by the coding sequence TTGCAGCGATCCACCAAGAGCACGCTTTTTCTGACCATCAGCGCCGTTCTCGCCGTCGTCATCGTGGTGTGGGCGCGGGCGGTCCTTCTACCGTTCATCCTTGCGCTGATCGTGGCCTACGTCAGCACGCCTGCGGTGCTCCGGCTGGAGCGCATCCGGATTCCCCGCTGGGCGGCCATCCTGCTGGTGTACGCGATCGCGCTGGGGGCGATCGGGGGCTTCGTGGCGATCGCGGTGCCCCGCCTCATCACCGAGGGGAAGGCGCTCACCCGGGAGGCACCTCGCTACGTCGCGCGTGCCCGCGAGCAGTGGCTCCCGTTGCTCGACGAGCGTCTCCGGAGCTGGACGGGGCGTGATGCGCCGCAACCATCCGTGCCGCCGACGGAGGATCGCGTCACCGTTCCAGGGGCACCTCCCGAGCCGGCCGAGCCGGAACGCGCACCGTTCCGCATCGTGCGTCTCGACGACGGCTCGTTCGATGTGCAGCTCTCCGGAGACGTGCAGCTCCGCGAGGTGCAGGGCGGCGTGTGGAAGCTCGAGCAGGAACGACCGAAGCCCGTGCTCACCAGCGCGACCATGCTCCAGGAGGGGATGGATCGCGCCTTCCAGTTCCTCGGCCAGAACTCGCTCACCCTCCTCAAGCTGGGCAAAGAGATCGCGTCCGCCATCTCCCGCGGCATCTTCACGCTCTTCATCACGCTGATGCTCGCGGGCTACATCATACTCACCCACGAGCGCATCCTGGGGTTCTTCCGTGAGCTGTGGCCACCGGAGAACCGGCCGTCATTCGATCGCTTCCTGCGTCGGCTCGATCGGGGGCTCTCGGGGGTCGTGCGCGGGCAGCTCCTGATCTGCCTGGTGAACGGGGTGCTCTCGGCGATCGGGTTCTGGCTGTTCGAGCTGAAGTACTGGCCGATTCTCTCGATCCTCGCCGGTGTGATGTCGCTGATCCCGATCTTTGGATCGATCTTGAGCTCGATCCCGGCGGTGGCCATCGGTCTCACACAGTCACCGGCGACGGCCTTCGGCGTGCTTGCCTGGATCGTGGGCATCCACCAGCTGGAAGCGAACTTCCTGAACCCGAAGATCATCGGGGACGCAGCGAAGATCCATCCGGTGCTCGTCGTGTTCTCGCTGCTCGTGGGCGAGCACTACTTCCAGATCGCTGGAGCGCTCTTCGCGGTGCCCTGCCTGTCGATCGTGCAGACGATCTTCCTGCACTTCCGGGAGTCGGCACTCGGGCTGCCAGACCCGACGTCGACGATTCCCCCGGGGCGTCCGGCCGCCACGCCACCGAACACGCCGATTCCACCGCCATTGCCTCCCATCGACATGGCCCGTATGCCCCTCTCGACGGCAGGCGCGGAGGCCGGCGGCGGTGCCCTGAGCATCCAAGGGATCGAGCCCGATTCCGCCCGGAACCCCGAAGTCGCCGAGCGATAG
- a CDS encoding HIT family protein: protein MGNPLWAPWRMEYILGPKDRGECIFCGVHDASEDERRSRFVVAVTPCAFVMLNRYPFAAGHLLVVPHVHVAALHELSAPDHDALFRLVRETATRLQRAVRAEGLNIGINLGAVAGAGVAAHLHVHIVPRWSGDTNFMPVLADTRVMPQALEATRDHLLGFFQDLPSDDGGSAAT, encoded by the coding sequence ATGGGCAATCCGCTCTGGGCTCCCTGGCGCATGGAGTACATCCTGGGGCCGAAAGACCGCGGCGAGTGCATCTTCTGTGGCGTTCACGACGCCTCGGAGGACGAGCGGCGGAGTCGGTTCGTGGTGGCTGTCACGCCCTGCGCCTTCGTGATGCTCAACCGCTATCCATTTGCCGCGGGCCACCTGCTCGTCGTCCCGCACGTGCACGTGGCCGCGCTCCATGAACTCTCCGCGCCGGATCACGATGCGCTCTTCCGGCTCGTGCGGGAGACGGCCACGCGGCTCCAGCGGGCGGTGCGCGCCGAGGGGCTGAACATCGGAATCAACCTCGGCGCGGTTGCTGGCGCGGGCGTTGCGGCCCACCTGCACGTTCACATCGTGCCTCGATGGTCGGGCGACACGAATTTCATGCCCGTGCTCGCCGACACGCGCGTCATGCCCCAGGCGCTGGAGGCGACGCGCGATCACCTTCTCGGCTTCTTTCAAGATCTGCCGTCGGACGACGGCGGCAGCGCGGCTACGTGA
- a CDS encoding DNA polymerase beta superfamily protein: MATRDEGLDVMLVGIGVVRYQRHELSPRKVGQVRHAERRSAAWDALTPCAVLETTVGSRAWGLANEGSDTDRRGIFALPFPWTAGLSQPPSDLVSNDGSTAYWEVEKALRQALRADPNTLETLFVASARPLDPIGEWILEARSAFVSSAIYGSFGRYALSQLKRLEQAQRLAQHRELILDWLGQSPSLSLDAVAQRLADVSPRAAPTEADRHLMAKEHVKQLYRSLHDQGLIPTRDFPSLVNFACTARRDLDLSRDLRPKNAYNLVRLLSMAIQWLRVGEVDFTARGALREQLLAIKSGQWPLERTLATAEALTPELEEARRVTKLPPHPDVGRAEALLRRIREEIARRHFVCAPGPLGRDAPPAPVSVWDEGEGTQTQGDDP, from the coding sequence ATGGCCACGCGGGACGAAGGCCTCGACGTCATGCTGGTCGGCATCGGCGTGGTCCGCTACCAACGCCACGAGCTGTCTCCGCGCAAGGTTGGTCAGGTCCGCCACGCCGAGCGTCGGAGCGCCGCCTGGGACGCCCTCACACCATGCGCCGTGCTCGAGACCACCGTCGGCTCGCGCGCGTGGGGCCTGGCGAACGAGGGCTCCGACACGGACCGCCGCGGGATCTTCGCTCTCCCGTTCCCCTGGACGGCAGGTCTCTCCCAGCCCCCTTCCGATCTCGTCAGCAACGACGGAAGCACCGCTTACTGGGAGGTGGAAAAGGCGCTCCGCCAGGCGCTCAGGGCGGACCCCAACACCCTGGAGACCCTCTTCGTCGCCAGCGCGCGCCCCCTCGATCCCATCGGCGAGTGGATCCTCGAAGCGCGCTCGGCGTTCGTCTCCTCGGCGATCTACGGCAGCTTCGGCCGCTACGCGCTCTCTCAGCTCAAGCGCCTGGAGCAGGCGCAGCGCCTGGCCCAGCATCGCGAGCTGATCCTCGACTGGCTCGGACAGTCTCCCTCCCTCTCCCTCGATGCGGTCGCCCAGCGCCTCGCCGACGTCAGCCCACGTGCCGCCCCCACCGAGGCCGATCGGCACCTGATGGCGAAGGAACACGTGAAACAGCTCTACCGCTCCCTTCACGATCAGGGCCTGATCCCTACCCGGGATTTCCCCTCTCTCGTGAACTTTGCATGCACGGCGCGCCGCGATCTCGATCTCAGCCGCGACCTGCGCCCCAAGAATGCCTACAACCTCGTGCGCCTCCTCTCGATGGCCATCCAGTGGCTCCGCGTCGGAGAGGTCGACTTCACGGCACGCGGCGCGCTCCGAGAGCAGCTACTCGCCATCAAGAGCGGCCAGTGGCCGCTCGAGCGCACCCTCGCGACCGCCGAAGCGTTGACGCCCGAGCTGGAAGAAGCGAGACGAGTGACGAAGCTCCCCCCGCATCCCGACGTCGGTCGCGCGGAGGCCCTCCTCCGTCGGATCCGCGAGGAGATTGCACGGCGCCATTTCGTCTGCGCACCCGGCCCGCTCGGTCGCGATGCGCCCCCCGCTCCCGTCTCGGTCTGGGATGAGGGGGAAGGAACTCAGACTCAGGGAGACGACCCATGA
- a CDS encoding HIT family protein: protein MATKPCVFCNIVRGSMPAHVVLDEPHAMAFLDHRPLFPGHCLLVPRGHVEVLTELPAELVGPLFTSAQRLARAVEASLGAEGTFVAMNNRVSQSVPHLHVHVVPRRKKDGLKGFFWPRHPYANEGEMIAVKEALLAGLSV from the coding sequence ATGGCGACGAAGCCCTGTGTCTTCTGCAACATCGTGCGCGGCTCGATGCCTGCGCACGTCGTCCTCGACGAGCCTCATGCGATGGCCTTTCTCGATCACCGGCCGCTCTTCCCGGGTCACTGCTTGCTGGTCCCGCGGGGCCACGTCGAGGTGTTGACCGAGCTTCCTGCTGAACTCGTCGGTCCTCTGTTCACGAGCGCCCAGCGCCTCGCACGTGCGGTCGAAGCTTCTCTCGGCGCAGAAGGGACGTTCGTCGCCATGAACAACCGGGTCAGTCAGAGCGTGCCGCACCTGCATGTCCACGTGGTGCCGCGGCGCAAGAAGGATGGCCTGAAGGGGTTCTTCTGGCCGCGGCACCCCTATGCGAACGAGGGGGAGATGATTGCTGTGAAAGAGGCGCTCCTCGCCGGACTTTCAGTCTGA